Genomic segment of Apium graveolens cultivar Ventura chromosome 7, ASM990537v1, whole genome shotgun sequence:
ATCACAACTATCAATAGTGCTGAAGAGGTTTAAGAAAAAATAAATACTACAGCGTAAACCAAAACAGGCACAAGATTAATCACTCATAAGTGGAAACAGAAAAAGCTGAATTAACATAATTTTCTTACAGCACAGAAAGATCGTGTGTGTAACATGGCTTGCTAAAGTAACTGTCTTTATTTGCAATATCCATGGATTTTTAAGCAGTAGTAATACCAAATATATAACTACATAAAATGCATAACAAAAGAAAGGTTTATTTCATTCAGATTTTCCAGAAACAAATTTACCCTGTTTAGTCTATAAGAATCAGTTGAGGAAGGATGAGGATGACAAATTGAAAATCAGTTAACTTTTCCATTGAGAAATGCTATTACGCATAATTGGTAATTAAAATACATTGCATTTTTACTGAAAAGCAACACCCTGATTTCTCAATAGAATGACATACGTTTTTATAATTAGCTTATTGAAAGTAAATGCATCTATTCCAATTATAAGACTACAGTTTAGATGCAGCTCACCTTATATTTGGTCGCCTAAACTTGTTTCTCACATGGGAAGAAAGATACAATGAAACCGAGGTCATAAGGTAATTGCCGTTATCAATAACTGCAGAATTTTTCAAAAAAGATTTATCTCTACAAGCTCAGAACTCACTGCAAGGAAGTCAATAGCATGAAGTATACAGCTTCTCTGAACAGGAAAGTACCAACTGCTTACCTCAATCAAGACTCCACGTCTCTGATGTGCGGACAGATTTTAGGTCGCTTGTCTTGCCGAGCAGCGGTGAAGACAGAGATACTGCCTTCTGTAAGACACTAATCAAATGTAAATGTATTACCATCTACCTTTTCACAGTTTTCCAGGTCAAAAGATACTGCATCATTTCCGTACACTTCCAAAAATGGAAAACAATCCTGATACAAGATTGGAAAGTGAATCACACCATCACTAGATATGACAACAGTTGATATTCATGGTTTGAATGCATTAGAGCCCACTAACTTGGGCCTTTTAATATCCTTTCTGATACATCAGAAACAAGTTCATATTTGTTGCTTTCATAACATGCAGTCATGAAAGCTGCAAGACTTACTCTATCAATGTTATGGTCTTTATCGATTAATTTATGGAAAAATGCTGCTGCGATATCTACTTTCTGGTCATTACAGAGCTTTCTGATCAAGGTGTTAACAGTGCGTATCCACAACTTTTTGTCTAGTTTGTCAAGGATAATCATAGCTGTTGAAGATTCACCAATTTTGCAGTGTTCATACGCTAATGTCAGGCGAGTAACTTCACACGGTgaaattcctttatctgtcatGGCATCATACAATACACAAGCCGCATCCATTTTTGACTCCTTACAAAGCCCACTTATCAGAGCACAATATGTGATACTATCAGGTATACAACCATGTTCACTCATCCTCTGAAAGTACTTCATACCTATGTCTGCCTTGTTATCTCTAGAGTATCCACATATCATAGAGGTGTATGTTTTACTGGTTGGAACCAAGCCAAGTTTAAGGGCTTCATCAAAAAGCCTCTCGctttctttcatttttttttgCCGACAGAATGCAGCAATTAATGTAGTAAATGTATGTATATCAGGCGGAATGCCATCCTTTAACATCTTATTAAAGAACACCAAAGCTAGCATTATATCATCACAGTTGCAGCTATATGATATGAATATGGTATACGTAAATCTATCAGCATGCAGACCACATCTAAAGCATCTCTCCAGCAACTCATATGCCTCTTGAACCCTTCCTTTCTTACATAGACCATCAAATAATGCGTTGTAAGTACAAATATTAAGAGACAGTCCCTCTTTGCCCATCATATCCATCAAGTCATATGCACGATCAAAGTTTCCTACTTTACAGTGTCCATCAATTAAAGTAGTATAAGTATTAACATTAGGAACCAATCCCTGTTCAAGCATCTTACGAAGCAGCATATCCGCTCGATTCATCTTCTCTTCCTTACAATATCCATTGATCATAGCAGTATACGTAAGCACATTGGGTTTATAATTATCACTCCTGACAAGTTTAAGAAAAAGCCTAAAAGCCTTATCAATCCATCCTTTCTTACATAAACCATCAATCATAACAGTATGTGTATAAACATTCGGCTTCAAACCTTTCCTCACCATCTCCTCCAACAACTCAAACCCTTGCTTAATACTCCCCCTCTTACACAACCCATTAATCAAACACGTATAATTAATCACATTCGGACTCAACCCCACATCAACCATCTTCCCAAAAACCCACAACCCTCGATTCACCAAACCCTTGTCACAAAACAACCTAACAACCATCGTACAAGTCGCATTATCAACCCGAAACCCTCTCTCCAACATTCCACATAACCACCTATCCACTTCCCTAACCTTACCAATCCTACAATACCCAATAACCATCAATTTAAAACAACCCGCATTCGGGACCACCCCTCGTTGacacatttcatcaaacaccttctCCGCAAAACCAATCATCCCCAATTCAACACAAACCCCAAGAAGAAAATTCAAACCCCACGTATTCAAAACCAACCCTTGATTCCCCATTTCAATAACAATCCCAACAGCCTCTTTCAGCCTCCCAATCTCACCAAAATTCTTAACCAAACACCTCATAACCTCCTCAGCTCTCTCCACATTATCATTCtcaatcaaagaagaagctaaaacAATATAAAACCTCAAAAAGTACCTAAATTTATGGAACCCAATAGCCCAATAAAAGAAACTCAAGGCCACCATAGAGCCAGCCTCATCAGAGAGAGAAGCAACAATAGTAATGGCTTGTTCTA
This window contains:
- the LOC141671729 gene encoding uncharacterized protein LOC141671729 isoform X2, giving the protein MVSFLITLHKHTKTYTHKLIKPLFFLTPKHYHTTTSSSIKTICSLVCQSYYQNQTHFKSTPPKLNLSLDSSSLSLEQAITIVASLSDEAGSMVALSFFYWAIGFHKFRYFLRFYIVLASSLIENDNVERAEEVMRCLVKNFGEIGRLKEAVGIVIEMGNQGLVLNTWGLNFLLGVCVELGMIGFAEKVFDEMCQRGVVPNAGCFKLMVIGYCRIGKVREVDRWLCGMLERGFRVDNATCTMVVRLFCDKGLVNRGLWVFGKMVDVGLSPNVINYTCLINGLCKRGSIKQGFELLEEMVRKGLKPNVYTHTVMIDGLCKKGWIDKAFRLFLKLVRSDNYKPNVLTYTAMINGYCKEEKMNRADMLLRKMLEQGLVPNVNTYTTLIDGHCKVGNFDRAYDLMDMMGKEGLSLNICTYNALFDGLCKKGRVQEAYELLERCFRCGLHADRFTYTIFISYSCNCDDIMLALVFFNKMLKDGIPPDIHTFTTLIAAFCRQKKMKESERLFDEALKLGLVPTSKTYTSMICGYSRDNKADIGMKYFQRMSEHGCIPDSITYCALISGLCKESKMDAACVLYDAMTDKGISPCEVTRLTLAYEHCKIGESSTAMIILDKLDKKLWIRTVNTLIRKLCNDQKVDIAAAFFHKLIDKDHNIDRVSLAAFMTACYESNKYELVSDVSERILKGPS
- the LOC141671729 gene encoding uncharacterized protein LOC141671729 isoform X1, with translation MVSFLITLHKHTKTYTHKLIKPLFFLTPKHYHTTTSSSIKTICSLVCQSYYQNQTHFKSTPPKLNLSLDSSSLSLEQAITIVASLSDEAGSMVALSFFYWAIGFHKFRYFLRFYIVLASSLIENDNVERAEEVMRCLVKNFGEIGRLKEAVGIVIEMGNQGLVLNTWGLNFLLGVCVELGMIGFAEKVFDEMCQRGVVPNAGCFKLMVIGYCRIGKVREVDRWLCGMLERGFRVDNATCTMVVRLFCDKGLVNRGLWVFGKMVDVGLSPNVINYTCLINGLCKRGSIKQGFELLEEMVRKGLKPNVYTHTVMIDGLCKKGWIDKAFRLFLKLVRSDNYKPNVLTYTAMINGYCKEEKMNRADMLLRKMLEQGLVPNVNTYTTLIDGHCKVGNFDRAYDLMDMMGKEGLSLNICTYNALFDGLCKKGRVQEAYELLERCFRCGLHADRFTYTIFISYSCNCDDIMLALVFFNKMLKDGIPPDIHTFTTLIAAFCRQKKMKESERLFDEALKLGLVPTSKTYTSMICGYSRDNKADIGMKYFQRMSEHGCIPDSITYCALISGLCKESKMDAACVLYDAMTDKGISPCEVTRLTLAYEHCKIGESSTAMIILDKLDKKLWIRTVNTLIRKLCNDQKVDIAAAFFHKLIDKDHNIDRDCFPFLEVYGNDAVSFDLENCEKVDGNTFTFD